In one Bacteroidales bacterium genomic region, the following are encoded:
- a CDS encoding IS3 family transposase encodes MADANHHQLSVARQCQLLCIHRSGLYYKPKSETPLNLELMELIDKKYTQKPFMEVPRMTECLRKDKNYNVNIKRIERLYKLMYIQAIGPKPNTSKPSKEHKVYPYLLRGLEITRANQVWGGDITYIPMKTGYMYVMAIIDLYSRYAVNWSVSNSMDAQWCTNDLEDAIEMHGTPEILNTDQGSQFTSDIFVQAVEEQGLQLSMDGNGRAIDNIFIERLWRSMKYEHVYPNPADTV; translated from the coding sequence CTGGCGGATGCAAATCACCATCAGTTAAGCGTGGCAAGGCAATGCCAGCTGCTTTGTATCCATCGCAGTGGATTATATTACAAGCCCAAATCAGAAACCCCATTAAACCTGGAACTAATGGAACTGATTGATAAAAAATACACCCAAAAGCCATTTATGGAAGTACCCCGAATGACTGAATGCCTAAGAAAAGACAAAAATTATAATGTTAATATAAAGCGTATAGAGCGCCTTTATAAGCTGATGTATATTCAAGCCATAGGACCCAAGCCCAATACTTCAAAGCCTTCCAAAGAGCATAAGGTATATCCTTATCTATTGCGAGGTTTAGAGATTACTCGAGCAAACCAGGTTTGGGGAGGGGACATTACGTATATTCCTATGAAAACTGGTTATATGTATGTTATGGCTATCATAGACCTTTACAGTCGATATGCGGTAAACTGGTCTGTTTCCAATTCCATGGATGCCCAGTGGTGCACGAATGACTTGGAAGATGCAATAGAGATGCATGGCACACCGGAGATTCTCAATACTGATCAAGGAAGTCAATTTACAAGTGATATATTTGTTCAGGCTGTCGAGGAGCAAGGGCTCCAACTTTCCATGGATGGTAACGGAAGAGCCATTGATAACATTTTTATAGAAAGGCTTTGGAGATCGATGAAATATGAACATGTTTATCCTAATCCGGCTGATACTGTATAA
- a CDS encoding YaiO family outer membrane beta-barrel protein, with protein sequence MIKKIFVILLYNSLPFSALSQINADSLFNSAINHAHSQNYAEAIDNAEKVLEADSSRYGVMVFIGDVYAWDGNYNKALEYIEQARQINPEYKELYDSWLNILLWSGRYRALQDKISVAREHGYPDSYNLALKKMLAYKGLGRYSEAIDYAENNSSLLDSAAIRTIYNEMMMLDRQNILSTFYSIDIFEGNNPKPYHLAYLDYGFKIDRHTLLTRINYAHRFNTSDVQVEFDYYHVFNNGHYLYANYGIGIKNRLFPEHRAGLEYYFPVSKGLEASLGGRYLNSGSKNVYITTGHIGKYFPNLWMALRPFYVFGENGNALTNVFNIRYFQINPVNYWGVEIAYGNSPDERYAFDPSFELLRLNSYRIKIEKNIQIGQVNELKLSAGYAYEKHIPDAFSQQVYN encoded by the coding sequence ATGATTAAAAAGATATTTGTTATTCTGTTGTATAATAGCCTGCCTTTTAGTGCACTAAGTCAAATAAATGCTGACTCTCTATTCAATTCGGCCATAAACCATGCGCATAGTCAAAACTATGCTGAAGCCATAGACAATGCGGAAAAAGTTCTTGAGGCAGATTCTTCAAGATACGGTGTAATGGTGTTTATCGGCGATGTTTATGCATGGGATGGAAATTACAATAAGGCCCTTGAATACATTGAGCAAGCCCGGCAAATTAATCCTGAGTATAAGGAACTATATGACAGTTGGCTCAATATTCTGCTCTGGAGTGGCCGTTACAGGGCTTTACAGGATAAAATTTCCGTGGCAAGAGAGCATGGCTACCCTGACAGCTATAATTTAGCTTTAAAAAAGATGTTGGCTTATAAAGGCCTTGGCAGATATTCGGAAGCCATTGATTATGCTGAGAATAATTCTTCGCTGCTCGACTCGGCGGCCATCAGGACTATTTACAATGAAATGATGATGCTTGACAGGCAGAATATTTTATCTACTTTCTACTCGATTGATATTTTTGAGGGTAATAACCCTAAACCATACCATCTTGCCTACCTTGACTATGGTTTCAAGATTGACCGGCATACTTTACTAACCCGTATCAATTATGCACATCGTTTTAATACCAGTGATGTGCAGGTGGAATTCGATTACTACCATGTGTTCAATAACGGGCATTATCTGTATGCCAATTATGGAATCGGTATCAAAAACAGACTTTTCCCGGAACACAGGGCCGGACTGGAATATTACTTTCCGGTCAGCAAGGGTCTGGAAGCCAGCTTGGGAGGCCGCTACCTGAATAGCGGCTCAAAGAATGTTTATATTACTACAGGTCATATTGGGAAGTATTTCCCTAATCTATGGATGGCCCTGCGGCCCTTTTATGTTTTTGGCGAAAACGGTAACGCGCTGACTAATGTATTCAATATACGATATTTTCAAATTAATCCAGTTAATTATTGGGGAGTTGAAATTGCTTACGGCAATTCGCCCGATGAAAGATATGCTTTTGATCCCTCTTTTGAATTGCTCAGGCTAAATAGTTATCGTATAAAAATTGAGAAGAATATTCAGATCGGGCAGGTCAATGAGTTGAAATTATCAGCTGGTTATGCCTACGAAAAACATATCCCTGATGCTTTTTCGCAACAGGTTTATAATTGA
- a CDS encoding glycosyltransferase family 2 protein translates to MMVILNLFFEIFNNVFLYYATFLFVSYLLIAVLSASELKSYIKKNKYFRYRTIRSYEILPSVSIIAPSYNEEKGIVENIRSLLSLQYPKVEVIIVNDGSKDNSLEKVINSYELVKVDYAHNETIKTAKIRGIYKSLNNAFSNLIFVDKENGGKADALNAGINVSRSDLFLAIDVDSIIEPDGIMRMVKPFIEDSGNKRVIASGGVIRVANSCEVKDGRIVKVRYPKNLWAKFQVLEYFRAFTLGRMAWSRINGLLIISGAFGMFDKKLAQTVGGYDTSTVGEDLELVVRMRKYMHRVKKEQYKIAFIPDPLCWTEVPSTVKILSRQRNRWARGSIETVIKHKNMYLNPKYGRIGMISFPYWVLFEWFAPILETIGIGYFLVALSLGMVNYQIFFLLLLFVFSFSLAFSSFAVFYETFLFNRYKGARFLLKIILIAMAEMVIFHPMNVFFSLKGNYDFFFRKNKKGWGVMTRTGFGAKQAN, encoded by the coding sequence ATGATGGTTATATTAAATCTGTTTTTTGAAATTTTCAACAATGTTTTTTTGTATTATGCAACTTTTCTTTTTGTATCCTATTTGCTCATTGCAGTTTTGTCAGCTTCTGAATTAAAATCTTATATTAAAAAAAATAAATATTTCAGATACAGAACCATCAGAAGTTACGAAATACTTCCTTCGGTTTCCATTATAGCGCCATCTTACAATGAGGAAAAAGGAATCGTGGAAAATATCCGGAGTTTGCTTTCACTGCAATATCCCAAGGTTGAGGTAATTATAGTGAACGATGGCAGTAAGGATAATAGCCTTGAAAAGGTGATCAATAGTTATGAACTCGTGAAAGTAGATTATGCCCATAACGAAACCATTAAGACAGCAAAAATCCGGGGCATTTACAAATCATTAAATAACGCCTTTTCTAATCTTATTTTTGTTGATAAGGAAAATGGGGGAAAGGCAGATGCCCTGAATGCAGGGATCAATGTTTCAAGATCCGATTTGTTTCTCGCCATTGATGTGGATAGCATTATTGAACCGGACGGCATTATGCGCATGGTAAAACCTTTTATTGAGGACAGTGGCAATAAAAGGGTCATTGCTTCCGGAGGCGTTATTCGTGTAGCCAATTCGTGCGAAGTTAAAGACGGGAGAATTGTTAAAGTGCGCTATCCCAAAAATTTGTGGGCAAAATTTCAGGTTCTCGAATATTTCAGGGCCTTTACCCTGGGGCGGATGGCTTGGAGTAGAATTAACGGGCTTCTGATTATTTCCGGTGCTTTTGGAATGTTCGATAAAAAGCTGGCACAAACAGTGGGTGGATATGATACTTCTACCGTGGGTGAAGACCTTGAGCTGGTTGTGCGCATGAGAAAATACATGCATAGAGTAAAAAAGGAGCAATACAAAATTGCATTCATTCCTGACCCCTTGTGCTGGACTGAGGTGCCATCGACGGTTAAAATATTATCGCGACAGAGAAACAGGTGGGCCAGGGGCTCAATAGAAACGGTGATAAAACACAAAAACATGTATTTGAATCCCAAATATGGGAGGATTGGAATGATTAGCTTCCCTTACTGGGTTCTTTTTGAATGGTTTGCTCCGATATTGGAAACCATTGGGATAGGCTATTTTTTAGTCGCTCTGTCCCTGGGAATGGTTAATTATCAGATTTTCTTTTTACTCTTATTATTCGTGTTTTCATTTTCACTGGCATTCTCCTCGTTCGCGGTATTTTATGAAACCTTCCTCTTCAACAGGTATAAGGGGGCGAGGTTTCTTTTGAAAATAATACTTATTGCTATGGCAGAGATGGTGATTTTTCATCCGATGAATGTGTTTTTTTCCCTTAAAGGCAACTACGACTTCTTTTTCAGAAAAAATAAAAAAGGTTGGGGCGTTATGACGCGAACAGGTTTTGGAGCCAAACAGGCAAATTAA
- a CDS encoding response regulator transcription factor: MNEPFRIIIICEDLVLNALLKKAFKLWIESASVVFYNSFSEVKSISPDITIDLIILDDFITGSASHEILHILRQRKKIKCPVYYLSNAEYGEEKKALYQGANYFFKKPFDPEQLMKHITEKTKAKPLA; this comes from the coding sequence ATGAACGAACCTTTTAGGATTATAATAATTTGTGAAGACCTTGTTTTAAATGCCCTGTTGAAAAAGGCATTTAAATTATGGATCGAGTCTGCTTCTGTCGTTTTTTACAATTCTTTTTCAGAGGTTAAATCAATTAGCCCTGACATAACAATCGACCTGATTATTTTAGATGACTTTATAACGGGTTCGGCCAGCCATGAAATATTACATATATTGCGACAGAGAAAGAAAATAAAATGTCCTGTTTATTATTTAAGCAATGCCGAATATGGGGAGGAAAAAAAAGCATTATACCAGGGGGCTAATTATTTTTTTAAAAAGCCTTTTGATCCCGAACAATTAATGAAACATATCACTGAAAAAACCAAAGCCAAACCGCTGGCATGA